Genomic DNA from Anaerolineae bacterium:
CAACTGGCGCTCAACATTATCAAAAAGGACTCTTCCAAGGGAAGTATCCGCACCAAACGCTTCAAGGCCGGCCTTGATATCACCTTCCTTGAACGGTTACTGGAACAAATTTGATGCAATCGCCCTGCGGGGGGTGTGCTACCAGTGCCGCTCTGCTGGCAGCAAGGCGTGGCATAGAGCAGTCCTGCTGTCAGATGGTCTGCAGGCAGGCTGTGACCAGAGGAATAAAGCACTCCGGCTGAGGGAAGGAGAATACCCCGCCTGAGGTGTTATGCCGGGGGTATGAGGCTGGCCCAGGGGATGACCGCTGGATCAGGCCACCATTTCGCGGGTGGTCTCGTCCCGCTGACGATTGCTGAGCAGATGCGACAGGGAGCGTGCTGTCAGGTAGAACAGGGTCAGTCCGCCAATGCCGGCGGCGATCTTGGTGCGGTTTGACATGGGTGGGATGCGTCTGGGTACGGAGAGCGCCACCCGGCTCCACCAGCCCCGACCGGTCTGGCGGCGTTGCAGCACCAGTTCGTTATAGAGACTCTTGACAAAGGCCTCTGATGGCGTGACCTCGACCAGCGCAGCCCGGAGCCGATCGCTCAGAGCGACCAGATCGGCGATCTCAGCGTAGGTGAGGTTGTAGCGGCGCAGCAGGGCGGACAGTGACGCCGTGCCCTCGACGTAGTCCATCAGAAAGTTGGCAATTTGCGCGTCCTGCGGTGCGGAGGATATAGCCATAATCCGTGATACCTTCCTGCGAATGACGTGCGGATCGATCCGGTCAGGTTTCCGTTTCAGATTGCTGGTGAAGGCCCCTGGATAGCTCCTTGCGCAACGCCAGCAGTGTCCGGTGATACAGCGATTTCACAGCGCCTTCGGTGCGGTCCATGATCTGGCCGATCTCGGCGTTGGAGAGACGTTCCACGTATTTCAGGATGATCAGCTGCTGGCGTTCCTCCGGCAAGGCCCGGAGGGCATTCAGCAGCGCTTCCTTTTCTTCATCGGTTTCGTACTGGTCATCGGGCGGTTCCTCATGCAGGCCGGAGCCAAAATAATCCTCCAGCGAGATGATCTGCCGCCGCCCACGATCTCGATGCCAGTTGGCGACAAGGTTATGCGCAATCCGGTACAGCCAGGCTGAGAACGGGATTCCCCGGTCGGTATACGAGTCGATATGTCCATAGGCCCGGTAGAAAACCCGCGCCGTCAGATCTTCGGCGTCATGGTGGTTGTTGGTGCGGTAGTAGATGTAGCTGTAGATTTTTCTGACGTACCGCCTGTATAATTCGCCAAACGCCTCGGAATCGTCTCGCGCCCAGCGCACCAGTTGAGCATCATCGGCATGCTCGTAGTCTCTGGTAACGGGCTTTTCCATAGTGAAGAACACTCTCTCTGCTACAAGGTTACGCCAGCAGCGATGACCGAGGCTTCGCGCGTTTTGCCTGCAGGCCCAGTATACCGCGCGGTCATACTGGCGGCTACCGGCGCCTGGAGAGGGTCAAGGGAGCGACCAAGTCCTGCTAAGGAGTATCGATGATGAAGCGTCTATTCAGCGCACTGCTGCTTGCAGTGGTGATTCTGTCGTGCCTGCCGGCCAGCTTACAGGCGCAGAGCGATCTGCGGCTGGCTTCCCTGCGGGTGGGACTCTGGCCAGAGTATGATCAGCCAGCGTTGCTGGTCATTTACTGGGGCCAACTGGCTCCGGAAACATCCTACCCTGCTACGGTGCGGCTGCGCATGCCAGCGCGGGTGGCCGTTCCGCACGTGGTGGCCGCCCAGAATGGTCCCGACCAGGCTATCGATGAAGTGGACTACACAAGCGTGGTCGAAGGGGACTGGCGCGTGATCACGTTCCAGGCAGGCGGGCCGCAATTCCAGTTTGAGTACTACGATACGTTGACGCGCCAGGGGACGCGCCGGACAGGGGAATTTACCTGGCCCGGCGATTATGCCGTCGATAGCCTGTCAGTGGAGTTGCAGGAGCCGCCGGGGGCGCAGGAGGTGACCACGCAGCCGGCCCTGCAGATCATGCAGACCAGCCCTGAGGATGGGCTGGTCTACCGTGGCGGCGGTTTTGGTGCGCTTCAGGCCGGGCAATCGCTGACAATCCAGGTCGGCTACACCCGTACCCGCGAGGAACTAACGACAGCGCTGCTGACCGCAAACCGGACAACCGCGGCTACACCCTCGACGGCGGCGGCCCCTAGTGGGACGGACGTCATCCTGCTGGTGATGGTGGCAGTGGTGTTTTTCCTGTTGGGGGCGGCGGCTATGCGGGTGGCGATCAACCTGCAAGCGCTAAACCGGCAGCGCCGGCGTTAGCCAGTAGTTGAACTCAGGGGCACATCCCGGTCATGTTCCGGGGTAATCCACAACGTCTGACCGTCGGTGACGATGCTGATGACTCCGTGCACGTCGGTACGGTAGAGCGGGGTCACGCCCAGCCGGTCAAGCACCGCTGCTGCCGGGTGGCCGTAGCGGTTGCCGGGATCGACCTGGACGACGGCGACCTGTGGCGCAACAGCCTGCAGAAAGCCCGCGCTGGATACGCGGTCAGAGCCGTGCGAGGGCAACTGCAGTACTGTCGAGGCCAGTCGGTGGCTGCTGTCAAGCAGCCTTGCCTCGGCTTCCGCGCTGAGATCGGGCGTCAGCAGGAAGGAGGCTGCGCCGTAAGTCAGGCGCAACACCAGTCCTGCGTCATCCGGGTCGCTGGTGGGGGCAGGTGGCCGGGGTGGATGCAATACTTCCAGCGTGACGCCGTCGCTGGTTTCAAGCCGGTAACCCGTATGGACAGGCAGGACGGGTATCTGGCGCCCCGCCAGCATGGTCTTCAGCGCAAGATAGCTGTCAGTGCTGCCGTCCTGGCCATTGGTCAGCACCTGGCCGACATGATACCGTTGCAGCAGGGCAGGGAGGGCAGCTGACTGATTGTCCTTGGGCTGTGTAAGGATTAATACGGCAATCTCTCGATCCCAGAATGGCAGACGGTCGCCAAGCGCTGTGAGCAGCCGGGTAGGGTACTGCCCGCCGTCGATCAGGATGTGCGCTCCTGCAGGCGTCTGGATCAGGACGCCGTTGCTGTGGCCGGTGTCCAGGAAATGCACATGCAAACGGCCATCGGGCAGCGCCAGCGCTCCCAGCCACAACAGGCCGGCTGCCGTAGCTCCGCTGCCAAGCAGCAACAGGGCAGGCGCGCGCCCCTTCAGGAAGCGGCTCAGCGATCTGGGCCAGCCGGGGCGTATCCCCTGCAGGATGAGCGCAATCAGCAGCGCGAGGAAGAAAGCTCCAACTACGCCGTCGCTGATTTGCAGGTTGATGCTGGCTCCCGGAAGATCGCCCAGGAAGCGCACCACCAGCGTTGTCCAGCGCAGCAGTAGCCAGGCTCCCCAGAACAAGGGTTGACCCAGCAGGGGCGCGACCAGCCCGATCAGCGTTGCCAGCCCGCCCAGGATCAGCAGCAGCGGCTGAACAGGCAGGATCAACAGGTTAGCCAGCGGTGAGACCAGCGACAGGCGTCCGAAGTACAGGGCGATGAGCGGCAGCGTCGTGATCTGGGCGGCCAGGGTGACGATCAGCGGTTCGCTGAGCAGACGCAACAGCCGGCTGACCGTTTCGGTGGGGAAGAGTGGCGTCAATAGCTGCCGGAAGCCATTCTCCAGCGGCGTTGCCAGTAGAGTCAGGCCGAGGATAGCCGCCAGACTGAGTTGAAAACCCACATCCCATAGCACATACGGCTCGAACAGACTCATGACCAGCGTGGCAAATGCCAGCGACGCCGGCACATAGACGCGCCGGTTGAATAGAGGGGCCAGGATCAGCAGGCCGCTCATCACCGCTGCCCGCAGAACAGCGGGGTCCGCCCCAACGAATGCCGTATACGCTCCAACAGCCAGCAGGCTGAGCGTGGCGTTCAGGCGGCGGCGAGCCGGCCACAACAGCGTCAGCCCGCGGCTGAGCAGGCCGGCGATCAGGGTCATGTTGAAGCCGGAGATAGCGATGATGTGCGCGCTGCCAGTGGCGTTGAACGCTTCCCGCACTTCTGTCGCAATGCCGGTTTCTACCCCCAGTAGAATCCCGGTCAGGAGGGAAGCCTCCGGTTCCGGGACGGCACTGGCAATGAGGGTTTGCGCCCGGCTCTTCAGGGCAAAGAGCGCACTCAGCAAAGGGCTGCCCTGGCCGCTGGCCATGACGATCACGCGGGCGTTGGGGACAAGGGTGAAAATGCCCCGCCGGGCCAGATAGTCCTGGTAGGAGAAGTCATCGAATTCGGGGGGAGTGAGTGGCGCCCCGGAAAAGCGGATGCGATCGCCGTAAGCATAAGCTCCGTAGCGTGGCGCCTGCACCAGCGCGATGCCTGTCACCGGTTCTGCCATACTGGAGGTCAGACGCGCTTCCACATCGACGCGCAGATTCACGTGCCGGTCGCGGATATCTGGCTCATCGGTGATGACGCCGATGAAGGTCTGCCAGCCCTGTCCGTTGTAATGGACCAGCGCATCGGGGCCGGGCGGGGTTATGACAGCCGTCATTCGCAGCATCCCCAGCAAGGCGGCCAGGACACATAGCAGGAACAGGCGCAGCCCGCGATCACGCCGCAACAGCACTGTGCCGGCAGCGCTTCCCAGGGTTAGCAGCAGGAGAAGATCTGGATTCAGTCCGGCTGATGAGCTGGCCAGGAGCAGTCCGGTCGCCCAGGCCAGAGTCAGGTAGATTAGCGTCATGGTCTGAACGGGAAAACAGACTTACGTGCCGAACGCCATTCGGGGCAGAAGTATACCCCGGCCCGATGTTTCTTGCTGAGTTTCGGTCGGCTTGCCGCTACTCTACGGCGCTTGAATGGGCGGGTGGCGGGCGCTATACTCTGACTTGATTTGTGTTTTTTGGAACAGCCTGCAACAGTGCCCGTACGCTTCAAGACTGGAGACGCGGTCCGTGAATTTGCACGAGTACCAATCCAAGCGACGCTTTGAGGAATTTGGCATCCCGGTTCCTCACGGAAGGCTGGCTGAAACACCCCTGGAGGCGCGGCTCATCGCGCAGGAACTGGGCAGCCCGGTTGTTGTCAAGGCGCAAGTGCTCACCGGCGGGCGGGGGAAGGCCGGTGGGGTCAAGCTGGCCCGGACGCTCGAAGAGGC
This window encodes:
- a CDS encoding DUF4131 domain-containing protein; the encoded protein is MTLIYLTLAWATGLLLASSSAGLNPDLLLLLTLGSAAGTVLLRRDRGLRLFLLCVLAALLGMLRMTAVITPPGPDALVHYNGQGWQTFIGVITDEPDIRDRHVNLRVDVEARLTSSMAEPVTGIALVQAPRYGAYAYGDRIRFSGAPLTPPEFDDFSYQDYLARRGIFTLVPNARVIVMASGQGSPLLSALFALKSRAQTLIASAVPEPEASLLTGILLGVETGIATEVREAFNATGSAHIIAISGFNMTLIAGLLSRGLTLLWPARRRLNATLSLLAVGAYTAFVGADPAVLRAAVMSGLLILAPLFNRRVYVPASLAFATLVMSLFEPYVLWDVGFQLSLAAILGLTLLATPLENGFRQLLTPLFPTETVSRLLRLLSEPLIVTLAAQITTLPLIALYFGRLSLVSPLANLLILPVQPLLLILGGLATLIGLVAPLLGQPLFWGAWLLLRWTTLVVRFLGDLPGASINLQISDGVVGAFFLALLIALILQGIRPGWPRSLSRFLKGRAPALLLLGSGATAAGLLWLGALALPDGRLHVHFLDTGHSNGVLIQTPAGAHILIDGGQYPTRLLTALGDRLPFWDREIAVLILTQPKDNQSAALPALLQRYHVGQVLTNGQDGSTDSYLALKTMLAGRQIPVLPVHTGYRLETSDGVTLEVLHPPRPPAPTSDPDDAGLVLRLTYGAASFLLTPDLSAEAEARLLDSSHRLASTVLQLPSHGSDRVSSAGFLQAVAPQVAVVQVDPGNRYGHPAAAVLDRLGVTPLYRTDVHGVISIVTDGQTLWITPEHDRDVPLSSTTG
- a CDS encoding sigma-70 family RNA polymerase sigma factor, whose translation is MEKPVTRDYEHADDAQLVRWARDDSEAFGELYRRYVRKIYSYIYYRTNNHHDAEDLTARVFYRAYGHIDSYTDRGIPFSAWLYRIAHNLVANWHRDRGRRQIISLEDYFGSGLHEEPPDDQYETDEEKEALLNALRALPEERQQLIILKYVERLSNAEIGQIMDRTEGAVKSLYHRTLLALRKELSRGLHQQSETET